The genome window GACATGGAAATTCCTGTTCCTAGGACCGTCAAATTCACAAAAATATATTCCCTGCCACGTCCCGAGAACAAGAAGGCTCTTATGTATAGGAAGCATGGCATGAAGGCCTGTGAAAGTCGTCTTGATATGGGCCGCGGAATTCCCTTCACTATGATGATACTGATCTGAAAAAGGTACAATCTTATTTATTTCATAGATCATATCTCTTTGGACATCGGGATCTGCATTTTCATTAATGGTAATTCCCGCTGTTGTATGGGGGCTGTATATCATACACAGCCCCTCGATCACTCCACTTTGACTAATCAGGGATTGTATTCGTTCAGTTATTTCAACCATGCCTGTCTGATGGTTGGTTTTAATGGATTCTGTAAAGAAGCTCATCTTCAGTCCTTAATCAGAGTCATTACTTTCTTCAAAGATTCATCGTATTCCAGGTCGAAAATCGGAGGATTATCCAATCGGCGGTTCATTTCATTCCTGATCATGATGCGTAAGAATTGGATATCGAGCTGAATCCCTTCTTTTCTGAGACTACTGATGAACTCTTCTATCTCCCTATCTCCAGGATTTTCATTTTTATTTATAAAGGATCCGATTCTGTTCTCTTCTAACAGGATCTTATAGTCATTTATATCTTCTTCTTTGAGATCGCTGTCTTCTACCAGTATATCAGGATCAATTCCAGTTTTATCAATGTTTACACCGCTGGGAGTATAGTACCTTGCCATTGTCAGTTTTATGGCACTGTTTCCAAGCATCAACATCTGCTGGACTGATCCTTTACCATAGGTGGTCTGACCGACAATGGTCGCTCTTCCCCGATCTTTTAGGACTCCTGTGAGTATTTCTGATGCCGAAGCAGAGCCGTTGTCAATGATGACGAACAGTTCCGTATCATCATCTACCAATGTGCCTAGTTTCGCTTTGAAAACTTCATTTTCTCCGGGGATCCTAGACCTTGTACTCACGATGGTGCCGTTATCGAAAAAGAAGTCACTTATATCAACTACGGAGTTCAGAAGTCCACCAGGATTACTCCTGACATCGACTATGACGGAGTCAACATTATTTTTTCTGAAATCTTTCAGGGCCTCTTCTACCCGTTCCGTCGTGTAGGGAGTAAACTGAATGATCCTGAGATATCCAGTTTTGTCGTTTACATAGTCCCATTTTACCGTTGGAATCTCTATGATCGCTCTCGTCAGTATCACATCAAATATAATGTCATTGTTTCTCAGAATGGTTACGGTAACATCCGTCCCGGAAGGACCTCTTAATAGATTAGAAACTTCATCTGTAGTCA of Oceanispirochaeta crateris contains these proteins:
- a CDS encoding secondary thiamine-phosphate synthase enzyme YjbQ — protein: MSFFTESIKTNHQTGMVEITERIQSLISQSGVIEGLCMIYSPHTTAGITINENADPDVQRDMIYEINKIVPFSDQYHHSEGNSAAHIKTTFTGLHAMLPIHKSLLVLGTWQGIYFCEFDGPRNRNFHVQILKGIQ
- a CDS encoding S41 family peptidase; the encoded protein is MKRKTERVLWVSVTLSLLLALSLIILAPTVSAQSSSLSTENYLRLFETAYYLILRNYVDEVPPEQLFQGAMKGLFESLDDPYSLYLNEEELQSLTDTTSGQFGGVGLYISKDIFDETNANGRKPYVEVVSPIEGTPAYRAGIHSGDYIYKINDTSAENLTTDEVSNLLRGPSGTDVTVTILRNNDIIFDVILTRAIIEIPTVKWDYVNDKTGYLRIIQFTPYTTERVEEALKDFRKNNVDSVIVDVRSNPGGLLNSVVDISDFFFDNGTIVSTRSRIPGENEVFKAKLGTLVDDDTELFVIIDNGSASASEILTGVLKDRGRATIVGQTTYGKGSVQQMLMLGNSAIKLTMARYYTPSGVNIDKTGIDPDILVEDSDLKEEDINDYKILLEENRIGSFINKNENPGDREIEEFISSLRKEGIQLDIQFLRIMIRNEMNRRLDNPPIFDLEYDESLKKVMTLIKD